In the genome of Fulvivirga maritima, one region contains:
- a CDS encoding SusD/RagB family nutrient-binding outer membrane lipoprotein, which produces MIISFSCTSDFDEINQEPGVVRTEEASGRYFLTNPQFKLFAPDRFPYWRGPLLHGDRFAGHFAIGFDGGWWSGELCYAYDAAYTDATWDWLAGYLRDIDVFLDLTIQGGDFENQRMYAVGLILKGLYYQKYTDIFGEVPYSEAGVADVLSPGFDAHRDIYAGVIEELNTAMEMIGDATTTGEALQDLAENDLYYGGDLQKWKKLANTLKLRMALRALGAEGADFAEAAITEAINAPLIELPEENALLEKDNVIDQFTSSVYGDVWHNFGLGSNWTVSKYLIDYLRDNNDPRLEKYAAPAIGGACLMPQPSSAAEEKIVDLMLSNLDDAGVEYTRTDTTVAGESRINIRMAPNTYYVGLPGRLNITSFYFANYNFFSIPAERIIMPKNSGDIFPEIILSAGEAYFLRAEAAVRGYGGDANALFQEGIRQSMLLWEVDEAAINDFIANSPMATLTGTDDEMLEKINTQRWVADYTDGFEAWAVVRKSGYPANVAAGVDDPDIYGFGGELNGAYPQRMRYGSNEVSTNGNNLQEALSRQGPDLQSTTLWWAK; this is translated from the coding sequence ATGATTATATCATTTTCATGTACCTCAGATTTTGATGAAATAAATCAGGAACCAGGTGTAGTAAGAACAGAAGAGGCTAGTGGTAGGTATTTCCTTACTAATCCTCAGTTTAAGCTTTTTGCGCCTGATCGTTTTCCATATTGGAGAGGCCCGTTGCTGCATGGGGATAGGTTTGCAGGCCATTTCGCTATTGGCTTTGATGGAGGCTGGTGGTCAGGAGAATTATGTTATGCCTATGATGCTGCCTATACTGATGCTACTTGGGATTGGTTGGCTGGTTATCTGCGTGATATCGATGTATTTCTCGATTTGACCATTCAAGGAGGCGATTTTGAAAATCAGCGAATGTATGCTGTTGGCCTTATTTTAAAAGGATTATATTATCAAAAGTATACAGATATTTTTGGTGAGGTACCTTACTCTGAAGCAGGTGTAGCTGATGTGTTGAGTCCTGGTTTTGATGCTCATAGAGATATTTACGCAGGCGTTATTGAAGAGCTCAATACCGCTATGGAGATGATAGGTGATGCTACTACCACGGGAGAAGCATTGCAGGATCTGGCAGAGAATGACCTTTATTATGGTGGTGATTTACAAAAGTGGAAAAAGCTCGCCAACACGCTTAAGTTAAGAATGGCCTTAAGAGCTCTGGGTGCTGAAGGAGCTGATTTTGCGGAAGCAGCCATTACTGAAGCTATTAATGCCCCTTTAATAGAATTACCAGAAGAAAATGCTTTATTGGAAAAGGATAATGTTATTGATCAGTTTACCAGCTCTGTTTATGGAGATGTTTGGCATAACTTCGGGTTAGGTTCTAATTGGACAGTAAGTAAGTATTTAATAGACTATTTGAGAGATAATAATGACCCGAGACTTGAAAAGTACGCTGCCCCAGCAATTGGAGGTGCTTGTCTAATGCCTCAGCCTTCTTCTGCTGCTGAGGAGAAGATCGTGGACCTTATGCTTAGTAACCTTGATGATGCCGGCGTGGAGTATACCAGAACGGATACTACCGTAGCAGGAGAATCAAGAATTAATATTAGAATGGCACCTAATACATATTATGTGGGGCTACCAGGAAGATTGAACATAACCAGCTTCTATTTTGCTAACTATAATTTCTTCTCTATTCCTGCAGAGCGTATAATTATGCCTAAAAATTCTGGAGATATTTTCCCGGAAATCATTCTTTCGGCAGGAGAAGCTTATTTCCTTAGGGCTGAAGCAGCTGTAAGAGGTTATGGAGGTGACGCTAATGCTCTCTTTCAAGAAGGTATTAGACAAAGTATGTTGCTTTGGGAGGTAGATGAAGCGGCCATTAACGACTTTATTGCCAACTCGCCTATGGCTACACTTACAGGTACAGATGACGAAATGCTGGAGAAAATCAATACACAGCGTTGGGTAGCAGACTATACTGATGGTTTTGAAGCTTGGGCAGTGGTGCGTAAATCAGGGTACCCGGCTAACGTAGCAGCAGGAGTAGATGATCCTGATATTTATGGTTTTGGAGGAGAGCTTAATGGAGCTTACCCTCAGCGTATGAGGTACGGAAGTAATGAAGTAAGTACTAACGGAAATAACTTGCAAGAAGCACTGAGCAGACAAGGTCCAGACTTACAAAGCACCACATTATGGTGGGCTAAATAA
- a CDS encoding RluA family pseudouridine synthase, with translation MAKKIVFKDLILWEDNDYIVINKPPFISTLSDRNDHVNILSLAKGYHEDAQVGHRLDKETSGALAIAKNPEAYRELSMQFENRKVEKLYHAVSDGIHDFSDLLIDLPIQKLSNGTVRIDKRGGKEAQTHFQTLQAFRSHTLIACKPVTGRMHQIRIHLANQGAPIAGDNYYGGELIYLSQFKKHFNLKKESEEQPLIKRLALHARSLEFTLMNGDRKSIEAPYPKDYQVLLKQLDKYA, from the coding sequence ATGGCAAAAAAAATTGTGTTTAAAGATCTTATTCTTTGGGAGGATAATGATTATATCGTAATCAACAAACCTCCTTTTATATCTACACTTAGTGATAGAAATGATCATGTAAATATTCTTTCTCTGGCTAAAGGCTATCATGAAGATGCTCAGGTAGGTCATAGGCTAGATAAAGAAACATCTGGGGCATTGGCCATAGCCAAAAATCCTGAAGCCTATCGGGAGCTGTCAATGCAGTTTGAAAACAGAAAAGTAGAAAAGCTGTACCATGCCGTGAGTGATGGTATTCATGATTTTAGCGATCTTTTAATAGACTTACCTATTCAAAAACTCTCCAATGGAACAGTGAGAATAGATAAAAGAGGAGGCAAAGAAGCTCAAACACATTTTCAAACCCTTCAGGCATTTCGCAGTCATACTTTGATCGCTTGTAAGCCTGTAACAGGTAGAATGCACCAGATCAGAATACACTTAGCTAATCAGGGAGCTCCCATTGCCGGAGATAATTATTATGGAGGAGAGTTAATTTATTTGTCTCAATTCAAAAAACATTTTAACTTGAAGAAAGAAAGTGAAGAACAGCCTTTAATTAAAAGATTGGCCCTTCATGCCAGGAGCCTGGAGTTCACTTTAATGAACGGAGATAGGAAAAGTATAGAAGCTCCTTACCCAAAAGACTATCAGGTGCTTCTAAAACAACTCGACAAATATGCATAA
- the rplM gene encoding 50S ribosomal protein L13: MDTLSYKTVSANKATVNKEWIIVDADSKVLGRLASEVAKVIRGKNKPGFTPNVDCGDNVIVINADKIRLTGKKWTDKVYVSHTGYPGGQRSATPKELMAKSSRLLVERAVRGMLPKGRLGRAIFKNLYVYEGAEHPHEAQQPKEIKF; the protein is encoded by the coding sequence GTGGATACTTTAAGTTATAAGACAGTTTCGGCTAACAAGGCAACCGTTAACAAAGAATGGATCATCGTAGATGCTGATTCTAAAGTTCTTGGAAGGTTGGCCAGTGAGGTTGCGAAAGTAATTAGAGGGAAAAACAAGCCTGGATTCACTCCTAATGTAGATTGTGGTGATAACGTAATCGTTATTAACGCAGATAAGATCAGGCTTACCGGTAAAAAATGGACCGACAAGGTTTATGTATCACACACCGGATATCCGGGAGGACAGCGCTCTGCTACTCCTAAGGAATTAATGGCTAAGTCTTCAAGACTATTGGTAGAGAGAGCCGTAAGAGGTATGCTACCAAAAGGAAGACTAGGACGCGCCATATTTAAAAATTTATACGTGTATGAGGGTGCTGAGCATCCGCATGAAGCGCAACAACCAAAAGAAATTAAATTTTAA
- the rpsI gene encoding 30S ribosomal protein S9 — protein sequence MEVISSIGRRKTSVARIYMTAGNGEITVNNRTLEDYFPSEILRTIVRQPLNIVEVDGSYDIKVNVDGGGPAGQAEAIRLAVSRGLVDIDTEFRPPLKKEGFLTRDPRMVERKKYGRRKARRRFQFSKR from the coding sequence ATGGAAGTAATAAGTTCAATAGGAAGAAGAAAAACTTCAGTAGCCAGAATTTATATGACTGCTGGAAATGGTGAGATCACCGTTAACAACAGAACTTTAGAAGATTACTTTCCTTCTGAGATTCTACGAACTATCGTAAGACAGCCTCTTAATATCGTAGAGGTAGACGGATCTTATGATATCAAAGTAAATGTTGATGGAGGTGGTCCTGCAGGACAAGCCGAGGCTATCCGTTTGGCTGTGTCTAGAGGTTTAGTAGATATCGATACTGAATTTAGACCCCCACTTAAAAAAGAAGGTTTCCTTACTAGGGACCCTAGAATGGTGGAAAGAAAGAAATACGGTCGTAGAAAAGCGAGAAGAAGATTCCAGTTCAGTAAGCGTTAA
- the rpsB gene encoding 30S ribosomal protein S2, which translates to MADKLEYKDLLDAGVHFGHLTRKWDPRMAQYIFMERNGIHIIDLNKTLECLDKASFALKNIVRSGRKVLFVATKKQAQDVVNAEAKKLNMPFVTDRWLGGMLTNFATIRKSLKKMSSIDKMMKDEAYQNLAKRERLMVSREKEKLERVLGGISDLNRLPAALFVIDVKREHIAVKEAQKLNIPVFAMVDTNSDPTGVDFPIPANDDAFKSISLITQYVGKIVEEGLMERKKDKEEANLKKEEEAKKQVDENETAEK; encoded by the coding sequence ATGGCAGATAAATTAGAATATAAAGACTTACTTGATGCTGGTGTTCACTTCGGACACTTAACGAGAAAGTGGGATCCTAGAATGGCTCAGTACATTTTCATGGAAAGGAACGGGATCCACATTATTGATTTAAATAAGACCCTTGAGTGCCTCGACAAAGCATCTTTTGCACTTAAGAACATAGTAAGATCAGGAAGAAAAGTTCTTTTTGTAGCAACTAAAAAACAAGCTCAGGATGTAGTTAATGCTGAAGCTAAAAAGTTAAATATGCCTTTCGTAACTGACAGATGGTTAGGTGGTATGTTAACTAACTTTGCTACTATCAGAAAATCATTGAAGAAAATGTCTTCAATTGATAAAATGATGAAGGACGAAGCTTACCAAAACCTTGCGAAAAGGGAAAGATTAATGGTTTCTAGAGAGAAAGAAAAACTTGAAAGAGTTTTAGGTGGTATCTCTGACCTTAATAGATTACCTGCAGCTTTATTCGTTATCGATGTGAAAAGAGAACACATTGCAGTGAAAGAAGCTCAGAAATTAAATATCCCTGTATTTGCAATGGTGGATACTAACTCTGATCCTACAGGTGTTGACTTCCCTATTCCTGCAAACGACGATGCTTTCAAATCTATCTCTTTAATTACTCAGTACGTGGGTAAGATCGTAGAAGAAGGTCTTATGGAGAGAAAGAAAGATAAAGAAGAAGCTAACTTGAAGAAGGAAGAGGAAGCTAAGAAACAGGTTGACGAAAACGAGACTGCAGAGAAGTAA
- the tsf gene encoding translation elongation factor Ts gives MAITAKDVNKLRQMTGAGMMDCKKALTEADGDFDQAIDLLRKKGQKVSASRADREVTEGSVFVKTNAEGTKGILIALNCETDFVGKNEEFLNLGNAILDVAFDKAPADIEALKAEKIGDVTVEEKITELVGKIGEKIEISEYVIVDGEAVVPYIHAGNKLGVLVSLKGVNGADVQEAGKDVGMQIAAMNPVAVDKDGVDASTVEKELEIGKEQARAEGKPDAIIEKIANGKLERFYKDNTLLNQQFVKDSSLTVAKYLDSISKGLTVSEFKRVSIG, from the coding sequence ATGGCTATTACAGCGAAAGACGTAAATAAGCTAAGGCAAATGACCGGTGCCGGAATGATGGACTGTAAAAAGGCACTAACTGAAGCTGACGGTGATTTTGATCAAGCAATTGACCTTCTAAGAAAAAAAGGCCAAAAAGTGTCTGCTTCTCGAGCTGATAGAGAAGTTACAGAAGGATCTGTCTTCGTTAAAACCAATGCTGAAGGTACTAAAGGTATTCTGATTGCATTAAACTGTGAGACTGACTTCGTAGGTAAAAACGAAGAGTTCTTAAACTTGGGTAACGCTATTCTTGATGTTGCCTTTGATAAAGCGCCTGCTGACATTGAGGCTCTTAAAGCTGAAAAAATTGGTGATGTTACTGTTGAAGAAAAAATTACTGAACTTGTAGGTAAAATCGGTGAAAAAATCGAAATAAGCGAGTACGTAATTGTTGATGGTGAGGCTGTAGTACCATATATCCATGCAGGAAATAAATTAGGTGTTCTTGTTTCTCTTAAAGGAGTGAACGGAGCAGACGTACAGGAAGCAGGTAAAGACGTAGGTATGCAAATAGCTGCTATGAACCCTGTAGCGGTTGATAAAGATGGTGTTGATGCTTCTACTGTAGAGAAAGAATTAGAAATTGGTAAAGAGCAAGCTAGAGCAGAAGGTAAGCCTGACGCAATCATTGAAAAAATTGCTAATGGTAAGCTTGAAAGATTCTACAAAGATAATACTTTGTTAAATCAGCAGTTTGTTAAAGATAGCTCTTTAACTGTAGCTAAATACTTAGATTCTATCAGTAAAGGTTTAACTGTATCTGAATTTAAAAGAGTTTCTATCGGATAA
- a CDS encoding FMN-dependent NADH-azoreductase: protein MSKVLRIKSSFRGDEAFSTKLGDTIVAKLKEQDPEISVVERDIAKKDFPHIDGEIVGAIFTPAEDRTEEQQEHAQISDEAIAEVMDADIIVIDAPLYNFGVPSTLKAWIDHITKAGVTFRYTDAGPEGLVKGKKVYIAMASGGVYSQGDMVAFDFVAPYLKTILAFMGMDDVTIFRVEGTAVPELKESALENGINSVSV, encoded by the coding sequence ATGAGCAAAGTTTTAAGAATTAAATCTAGTTTCAGGGGAGACGAAGCATTTAGCACCAAGTTAGGAGATACTATTGTTGCTAAGTTAAAAGAACAGGATCCTGAAATTTCGGTTGTAGAGAGAGATATTGCGAAGAAGGATTTTCCTCACATCGATGGAGAAATTGTAGGAGCTATTTTTACTCCTGCCGAGGACAGAACAGAAGAGCAGCAAGAGCATGCTCAGATTTCGGATGAGGCTATTGCAGAGGTTATGGATGCTGATATTATAGTGATAGACGCACCTCTTTATAATTTTGGAGTACCATCTACTCTAAAAGCGTGGATAGATCATATCACTAAAGCTGGCGTAACTTTCCGTTATACTGATGCAGGTCCTGAGGGCTTGGTTAAAGGAAAGAAAGTGTATATCGCTATGGCTTCTGGTGGTGTTTATTCACAAGGAGACATGGTAGCATTTGATTTTGTAGCACCTTATTTGAAAACCATTCTTGCATTTATGGGAATGGATGACGTTACTATTTTCAGAGTTGAAGGTACTGCAGTGCCTGAATTAAAGGAATCAGCTTTAGAAAATGGTATAAACTCAGTAAGCGTATAA
- a CDS encoding OmpA family protein, whose protein sequence is MSRFSDSDLFNFPNVNKVPYYYNESKLKTIKKLHAQKDWEKLYPALRAYVKNFGVMNFYRDTYWLWQLAKLTEIQGRTHEAQLLYKLVLKHHREDIDINEIEAYYDSLTTNEKDYYVPLKYYYELVDYRKEVDTLIPPRSVLLNMGDIVNSDLSDYAPTLSSNDDVLIFTSKRNSHFRGVDPVNDEDLFMTRYEYNGWNKATELKKLNTQYNEGSATLSKDGKTMFFARCNSPDSYGDCDLFVSHLEEDSTWGVATNLGADINSITWDSHPSLSHNEDTLYFASDRIGGFGLSDIYYSTKDENGKWGKAKNMGPIINTRNSEVSPFFHLKKHVLYFSSNGQNLNFGEFDIYKSYYDGDNWTEPQNIGPLVNGPGSEFYFTIDSKSDKLYYARSVKDNMLNLDLYSFPVPMEAQPGATTRVTGSLTNEENGEPFKGIVSIIDLDNGIEVAPKFLRPDGSFEFNLINNNNYLLIIQGEEFFRIEEIFYLDGEMELHRTTRPISSKIKFQSMEFEENKADLTTPMYGDLDKIADFMLDNPDFYLRINGHTDSDGKEDFNLKLSQDRADIIKEYLVNFGGVEEFRISAKGYGSSQPIVKEVTQEDKHLNRRVEFQIYRENEEQ, encoded by the coding sequence GTGTCAAGATTTAGCGACTCTGATCTGTTTAACTTCCCTAATGTGAACAAGGTGCCTTATTATTATAATGAAAGCAAGCTAAAAACCATAAAAAAACTTCATGCTCAAAAAGATTGGGAAAAGCTATACCCAGCCCTTAGAGCGTATGTGAAAAACTTTGGTGTAATGAACTTTTACCGCGACACCTACTGGCTCTGGCAGCTAGCCAAATTGACAGAAATACAAGGTAGAACGCACGAGGCACAATTACTCTATAAGCTGGTATTAAAACACCACCGAGAAGATATTGATATTAATGAAATTGAGGCTTATTATGATTCTCTTACTACTAATGAGAAAGATTATTATGTGCCTTTAAAGTATTATTATGAGCTGGTTGACTATAGAAAAGAGGTTGACACACTGATTCCTCCTAGAAGCGTACTGCTTAATATGGGAGACATAGTAAACTCAGACTTATCAGATTATGCTCCTACCCTGAGCTCTAATGATGATGTATTAATATTCACTTCTAAAAGAAATTCTCACTTTCGTGGAGTAGATCCGGTTAATGATGAAGATCTTTTTATGACCCGTTATGAATACAACGGATGGAATAAGGCTACGGAACTGAAAAAGTTAAACACCCAATACAATGAAGGCTCAGCCACCTTAAGCAAAGATGGTAAAACCATGTTTTTCGCCAGATGTAATTCTCCGGATTCCTACGGAGACTGCGACCTTTTTGTTAGCCACCTGGAAGAAGATAGTACATGGGGAGTAGCTACCAACTTGGGAGCCGACATCAACAGTATTACCTGGGATTCGCATCCCTCTCTTTCTCACAACGAAGATACACTCTATTTTGCCTCCGACAGAATAGGAGGCTTTGGTCTTTCTGATATTTACTATAGCACTAAAGATGAAAATGGTAAATGGGGCAAGGCTAAAAACATGGGACCGATCATTAACACCAGAAACTCTGAAGTGAGTCCGTTTTTTCATCTCAAAAAGCACGTTCTCTATTTTAGCTCCAATGGCCAAAACCTTAATTTCGGAGAATTTGATATCTATAAGTCCTACTATGATGGAGATAACTGGACCGAACCACAAAACATTGGTCCGTTAGTTAACGGGCCGGGCAGTGAATTTTACTTCACTATAGACTCAAAATCAGATAAACTGTACTATGCTCGTTCGGTAAAGGATAATATGCTGAACCTCGACTTATATTCATTTCCGGTGCCTATGGAAGCTCAGCCAGGAGCTACTACCAGAGTAACCGGTTCTTTAACTAACGAAGAGAATGGAGAGCCGTTCAAAGGAATTGTTTCTATTATTGACCTTGATAACGGCATAGAGGTGGCGCCAAAATTCTTAAGACCAGATGGGAGCTTCGAGTTCAATTTGATCAATAATAATAACTACCTGCTTATTATTCAAGGAGAAGAGTTCTTCAGAATAGAAGAAATTTTCTATTTAGATGGGGAGATGGAACTGCACAGAACCACAAGACCTATATCCAGCAAAATCAAATTTCAATCTATGGAGTTTGAAGAAAACAAGGCAGACTTAACTACTCCTATGTATGGAGATTTAGATAAAATTGCTGATTTCATGCTAGACAACCCAGACTTTTACCTCCGCATAAACGGTCATACAGACTCTGATGGCAAGGAAGATTTCAACCTGAAATTATCACAAGACCGAGCTGATATCATAAAAGAGTATCTGGTAAATTTTGGAGGAGTAGAAGAATTTAGGATTTCGGCTAAAGGCTATGGAAGTTCACAACCAATAGTTAAGGAAGTAACCCAGGAGGACAAACATCTAAACAGAAGGGTGGAGTTTCAGATCTACAGGGAAAACGAAGAACAATAG
- the lon gene encoding endopeptidase La, which produces MFNKLFFSDLVQDDSEDLIQLINPEESSKEDLDNLPEEVSILPIRNTVLFPGVVIPITVGRKKSIKLVKDAYQGDRFIGVVAQKNINTEDPAIDDIYQIGTVAKIIKMLVLPDGNTTIIIQGKSRFSIKEIKQEEPYITAGIELLTSTYPKDDEKEIKAIIQSLKDAASKILKLNPEIPQEAQMALDNIHDLGFLTHFLSSNLNAEVADKQKLLEINDGSERATLLLQYMLKEIQLLELKYDIQKKVHTDIDQQQRDYYLRQQIKVLQDELGHDGPDQEVEALRKRGEEKNWPDEVATHFNKELDKILRMNPAAAEYPVAMNYVELMLDLPWNEFTEDDFDLKRAKKILDKDHFGMEKVKDRIIEYLAVLKLKQDMKGPILCLYGPPGVGKTSLGRSIAKALKRKYVRMSLGGVHDEAEIRGHRKTYVGALPGKIIQNLKKAKSSNPVFILDEIDKVSSDFRGDPASALLEVLDPEQNSEFVDNYLELEYDLSKVLFIATANSLETIHPALRDRMEIIEISGYTQEEKVEIAKKHLIPKQKKEHGLKSKDATFQKKAIEKVIEGYTRESGVRSLERTLGSVVRNVAKSIAMDEEYNQTITAEEVVKVLGGERFDKELYQGNDIAGVVTGLAWTQVGGEILFIESSLSKGKGKLTLSGQLGDVMKESAMAAVSYLRANAESLGIDHRAFDQYDLHVHVPAGAVPKDGPSAGITMLTSLASIYTQRKVKDKLAMTGEITLRGKVLPVGGIKEKILAAKRAGIKEIILSERNKRDIEEIDDRYIKDLKINYVSNIGEVLNIALLKEKVKGPMKFSFADPANKE; this is translated from the coding sequence ATGTTCAATAAATTGTTTTTTTCAGATCTAGTGCAGGACGACTCAGAAGACTTAATACAACTTATTAATCCAGAGGAAAGTTCAAAAGAGGATCTGGATAACCTACCTGAGGAGGTATCTATACTACCCATAAGGAATACTGTGCTATTTCCCGGAGTAGTAATTCCTATCACCGTAGGAAGGAAAAAATCAATCAAACTGGTAAAGGATGCTTATCAGGGAGATAGGTTTATAGGAGTTGTAGCGCAAAAGAATATAAATACTGAAGATCCTGCCATAGATGATATATATCAGATAGGTACTGTAGCTAAGATTATCAAAATGCTGGTATTGCCTGATGGTAATACTACCATAATTATTCAAGGTAAAAGCAGGTTCTCTATTAAGGAGATAAAGCAGGAAGAGCCTTATATTACTGCAGGGATAGAGCTTTTAACCAGCACTTATCCTAAAGATGATGAGAAAGAGATAAAGGCTATTATTCAATCATTAAAAGATGCTGCTTCAAAAATATTAAAGCTTAATCCTGAGATACCGCAAGAGGCTCAAATGGCCTTAGATAATATTCATGATTTAGGCTTTCTTACGCACTTCCTTTCATCTAACCTTAATGCCGAAGTAGCTGATAAGCAAAAGCTTTTAGAAATTAACGACGGCAGTGAAAGAGCTACTCTACTACTTCAGTATATGCTGAAAGAAATTCAGCTTTTGGAACTGAAATATGATATTCAGAAAAAAGTACATACTGATATAGATCAGCAGCAAAGAGATTATTATCTCAGACAGCAGATCAAGGTGCTTCAAGATGAGCTGGGGCATGATGGACCAGATCAGGAAGTGGAGGCTTTGCGTAAGCGGGGAGAAGAAAAGAACTGGCCTGATGAAGTAGCTACGCATTTCAATAAGGAGCTGGATAAGATCTTAAGAATGAATCCAGCGGCAGCAGAATATCCGGTGGCCATGAATTACGTGGAGCTGATGCTGGACCTGCCTTGGAATGAGTTTACTGAGGATGATTTTGATCTTAAGCGTGCTAAGAAAATTCTGGACAAAGATCACTTTGGAATGGAAAAAGTGAAGGACAGAATTATAGAATACCTGGCAGTGCTTAAGTTAAAGCAAGATATGAAAGGCCCTATTTTATGTCTTTATGGCCCTCCAGGAGTAGGTAAAACCTCTTTAGGTAGATCTATAGCCAAAGCCCTAAAAAGGAAATATGTCAGAATGTCACTTGGTGGTGTGCATGATGAGGCCGAAATAAGAGGTCATAGAAAAACCTATGTAGGAGCGCTTCCAGGTAAGATTATTCAGAATTTAAAAAAGGCCAAATCTTCAAATCCAGTATTTATTTTGGATGAAATAGATAAGGTAAGTTCAGATTTTAGAGGAGACCCTGCCTCTGCTTTGCTAGAGGTGCTTGATCCTGAGCAGAATAGTGAATTTGTAGATAACTACCTGGAACTGGAGTATGACCTCTCTAAAGTATTATTTATAGCTACGGCTAATTCTTTGGAAACTATCCATCCGGCACTTAGAGATAGAATGGAGATCATAGAGATTTCAGGATATACTCAGGAAGAGAAAGTGGAGATAGCTAAAAAGCACCTTATTCCTAAGCAGAAAAAGGAACATGGGTTGAAGTCTAAAGATGCTACCTTCCAGAAAAAGGCTATTGAAAAAGTAATAGAAGGGTATACCAGAGAATCCGGAGTGAGAAGTCTTGAAAGGACATTAGGCTCTGTGGTTAGAAACGTAGCTAAATCAATAGCTATGGATGAGGAGTATAACCAAACTATAACTGCTGAGGAAGTGGTGAAAGTTTTAGGTGGAGAAAGATTTGACAAGGAGCTTTATCAGGGCAATGATATCGCCGGTGTGGTTACAGGTTTAGCCTGGACCCAAGTAGGTGGAGAGATTTTATTTATAGAATCGAGCCTTAGTAAAGGAAAGGGCAAGTTAACCCTCTCAGGACAATTAGGCGATGTAATGAAAGAATCGGCTATGGCCGCTGTTTCATATTTAAGAGCCAATGCTGAGTCCTTGGGGATAGATCATCGTGCTTTTGATCAATATGATCTGCATGTGCACGTGCCCGCCGGAGCAGTGCCTAAAGATGGCCCTTCTGCCGGTATTACTATGCTTACTTCTTTGGCTTCTATTTATACTCAGAGAAAGGTGAAAGATAAGCTGGCTATGACCGGAGAGATCACTTTAAGAGGTAAAGTATTGCCCGTAGGAGGAATTAAAGAAAAAATCCTGGCGGCTAAAAGGGCTGGAATTAAGGAGATAATTCTATCGGAAAGAAATAAACGTGATATTGAGGAGATCGATGACCGATACATTAAAGACCTTAAAATAAATTATGTAAGTAATATTGGCGAGGTGTTAAATATCGCCTTATTGAAAGAGAAGGTGAAGGGCCCGATGAAGTTTAGTTTTGCCGATCCGGCTAATAAGGAATAA